From the genome of Streptomyces sp. S4.7:
GACCCCGGCGAACTCGGCGCCGCGCTCGCCATCCTTGAGAGTGAGCCCGTCGCCAACGCCTTCGTGGCTTCCCGTGTCCAGGCGGCGGGACTCGATCCCTGGCGCCTCGGTGGCGAGATGTGGGGCTGGTACGCGGACGGGCGGCTGCGCTCACTGTGCTACTCCGGCGCCAACCTGGTGCCGATCTGCGCCTCCCCCGAGGCCGTACGGGCCTTCGCGGACCGCGCCCGCCGTACGGGGCGCCGCTGCTCGTCCATCGTCGGACCCGCCGAGCCCACGGCCCAGCTCTGGCGGCTTCTGGAGCCCAACTGGGGCCCCGCCCGCGAGGTCCGCGCGAATCAGCCGCTCATGGTCACCGAGCGGGTGCCCGAGACGGTGCGGCCCGACCCTCTCGTACGCCGCATCTGTAAGGAGGAGCTGGAGACGATCATGCCCGCCTGCGTG
Proteins encoded in this window:
- a CDS encoding GNAT family N-acetyltransferase, with translation MTQTTTRVLDPGELGAALAILESEPVANAFVASRVQAAGLDPWRLGGEMWGWYADGRLRSLCYSGANLVPICASPEAVRAFADRARRTGRRCSSIVGPAEPTAQLWRLLEPNWGPAREVRANQPLMVTERVPETVRPDPLVRRICKEELETIMPACVAMFTEEVGISPLAGDGGLLYQARVAELVGAGRSFARIDDGKVIFKAEIGAATSHACQIQGVWVAPEFRGQGLSESGMAAVVRYALADVAPVVSLYVNDYNTPARASYRRVGFREVGAFMSVLF